From Candidatus Binatia bacterium, a single genomic window includes:
- a CDS encoding Npt1/Npt2 family nucleotide transporter codes for MATADSRPPNGFDRFLRIFADVRTGEGGTALLLGLNVFLILMAYYVLKPVREALVLGEGSAAAKTYLSVVEVFLLAGAVPAYGALVRRMDRRLLINSVTGFFVVCLLIFYALGQAGVHIGMAFFLWISIFNMMVVAQFWSFANDLYSKDEGERLFPIVGFGASFGAVAGAAVAGGFIEKLGTYSPMLVGAAILVLETVLTNLIDVRESRRGRSAAPRAAMTKEPAARGGAFGMVLRTRYLLLIALMLLLHNAVKTTGEFLLSTTLQNDAISKVGAGDPEGIKRLIGASYSYFFAWVNTVGLITQLFLVSRIVKKFGVQLAVLVLPLVALTGYSAIGLAPVLGVVFAAKVAENSTDYSLNNTVRNMLFLPCTTEQKYSAKQAIDSFFVRLGDVTAAAVVFILHDWLTLGSRAFALVNAGLVAVWLLLAWRIGRNYSELTSHDGTSPPTTA; via the coding sequence ATGGCGACTGCTGACTCCCGGCCACCGAACGGCTTCGACCGCTTCCTCAGGATCTTCGCCGACGTGCGCACCGGCGAGGGCGGTACGGCTCTGCTTCTCGGCCTGAACGTCTTCCTGATCCTCATGGCCTACTACGTGCTCAAGCCGGTGCGCGAGGCCCTCGTTCTCGGCGAAGGCAGCGCAGCGGCAAAGACGTACCTGTCGGTCGTCGAGGTGTTCCTGCTGGCCGGCGCGGTGCCGGCCTACGGAGCGCTCGTGCGCCGCATGGACCGGCGCCTGCTGATCAATTCGGTCACCGGCTTCTTCGTTGTCTGCCTCCTCATATTCTATGCGCTCGGCCAGGCCGGCGTGCACATCGGGATGGCGTTCTTCCTGTGGATCAGCATTTTCAACATGATGGTCGTCGCCCAGTTCTGGTCCTTCGCGAACGACCTCTACAGCAAGGACGAAGGCGAGCGGCTGTTCCCGATCGTCGGGTTCGGCGCTTCGTTCGGCGCGGTCGCCGGCGCCGCGGTGGCCGGCGGATTCATCGAAAAACTCGGAACGTACTCGCCGATGCTCGTCGGCGCGGCGATCCTCGTGCTGGAAACGGTGCTGACCAACCTGATCGACGTGCGCGAGAGTCGGCGCGGACGCTCTGCTGCGCCGCGCGCCGCGATGACGAAGGAGCCGGCCGCGCGCGGCGGGGCCTTCGGCATGGTGCTGCGCACGCGCTACCTGCTGCTGATCGCGCTGATGCTGCTGCTGCACAACGCGGTCAAGACCACCGGCGAGTTCCTGCTCAGCACGACGCTGCAGAACGACGCGATCAGCAAGGTCGGCGCGGGCGACCCCGAGGGGATCAAGCGCCTGATCGGGGCATCGTATTCCTACTTCTTCGCGTGGGTGAATACGGTCGGCCTCATCACGCAGCTCTTCCTCGTCTCCCGCATCGTCAAGAAATTCGGAGTGCAGCTGGCGGTGCTGGTGCTGCCGCTGGTGGCGCTGACCGGCTACAGCGCGATCGGCCTGGCTCCCGTCCTCGGCGTCGTGTTTGCCGCGAAAGTGGCCGAGAATTCGACCGACTACTCGCTGAACAATACCGTGCGCAACATGCTGTTCCTGCCGTGCACCACCGAGCAGAAGTACAGCGCGAAACAGGCGATCGATTCGTTCTTCGTCCGCCTGGGCGACGTCACTGCCGCAGCGGTCGTGTTCATCCTGCACGACTGGCTCACCCTCGGGTCGCGGGCGTTTGCGCTCGTCAATGCAGGACTGGTGGCCGTATGGCTGCTGCTGGCCTGGCGCATCGGCCGCAACTACAGCGAGCTGACCAGCCACGACGGCACCAGCCCGCCGACGACCGCCTGA
- a CDS encoding MgtC/SapB family protein, with protein sequence MSGGDLLLRMVTAVVFGTLVGIERQWHHKTAGVKTNTLVALGAAAFTILAQVGFGPANVVPQVAAGVVTGIGFIGGGVIMRRAGSVQGINSAATLWATASIGLATGAGCFGLAWIVLALVLLIQFVEISLAQWIDSHSPASAQTLAGRLSVRVTDAGAARVRDVWNEFASRPGVKAVDYDELCVDASEVSVQASMLIEESRSRELTLLAQQLAALAGVRRAGWSHLRRDDSSGEN encoded by the coding sequence GTGAGCGGCGGCGATCTGCTGCTTCGCATGGTGACCGCCGTCGTGTTCGGCACGCTGGTCGGAATCGAGCGCCAGTGGCACCACAAGACGGCAGGGGTCAAGACGAACACGCTCGTTGCCCTCGGCGCCGCGGCGTTCACGATCCTTGCCCAGGTCGGATTCGGACCTGCCAACGTGGTACCGCAAGTCGCGGCGGGCGTCGTGACCGGGATCGGGTTCATCGGCGGCGGCGTCATCATGAGGCGCGCCGGCAGCGTCCAGGGCATCAACTCGGCGGCGACGTTGTGGGCCACGGCGAGCATCGGCCTTGCAACCGGAGCCGGCTGCTTCGGGCTCGCGTGGATCGTTCTGGCTCTCGTCCTGCTGATCCAGTTCGTGGAGATCAGTCTTGCGCAATGGATCGACAGTCATTCGCCCGCAAGCGCCCAGACGCTGGCGGGGCGCCTGTCCGTGCGGGTCACCGATGCCGGCGCCGCGCGCGTTCGCGACGTCTGGAACGAGTTCGCGTCGCGGCCGGGAGTGAAGGCCGTCGACTACGACGAGCTTTGCGTGGACGCCTCCGAGGTTTCCGTGCAGGCCAGCATGCTGATCGAGGAGTCGCGATCGCGGGAGTTGACGCTGCTGGCGCAGCAGCTCGCGGCGCTTGCCGGAGTCCGTCGCGCCGGATGGTCGCACCTGCGCCGCGACGATTCCTCCGGCGAGAACTGA
- a CDS encoding FAD-binding oxidoreductase, with protein MNQARKTLHGWGRALCVDAVEIEGRDLEAITEGAVLTRGLGRSYGDASLPAAGREPVASSLGAGRVLEFDEATGLLRAEAGLRLGHLVDLFLPRGFFVPVSPGTADVTLGGMVAADVHGKNHCVAGTIGAWIHAIRLRLPDASVRSLTSVDGTDLFDATLGGMGLTGHVLDVTLALERVPSPSIFEESRSCCDLESLIAVLDESSAKWPFTVAWSDWLAGGSSFGRGVVQCGRWATQGEAGDARGCALPRLTVPTVAPSWLLNRQAIAAFHALRYELATRDGACRVRPARSFFYPLDAVGAWNLLYGRRGMMQYHCVLPRDPSMRSVRRLVEAATSGETPPFLAVIKTCGDQGRGMLSFPMPGISFALDYPVAADSAALVARMNDVVAAAGGRIYLAKDLLTTPEAFAAMEPRLPRFLALRQRIDPDARITSALAERLFPRR; from the coding sequence TCGAAGGCAGGGACCTCGAGGCAATCACCGAAGGGGCCGTCCTGACGCGCGGCCTCGGCCGCTCCTACGGCGACGCTTCGCTTCCTGCGGCCGGGCGCGAGCCGGTCGCGAGCTCGCTCGGCGCCGGCCGCGTGCTCGAGTTCGACGAGGCGACGGGCCTTCTTCGCGCCGAAGCCGGGCTGCGCCTCGGGCACCTCGTCGACCTTTTTCTTCCGCGCGGATTCTTCGTCCCGGTCTCTCCGGGGACGGCCGACGTCACGCTCGGCGGCATGGTCGCGGCCGACGTGCACGGAAAGAACCACTGCGTCGCCGGCACCATCGGCGCATGGATCCACGCGATTCGCCTGCGCCTGCCCGACGCGAGCGTCCGATCGCTCACGTCCGTCGACGGCACAGACCTCTTCGATGCGACGCTCGGCGGAATGGGCCTTACCGGCCATGTCCTCGACGTCACGCTGGCGCTCGAGCGCGTGCCTTCGCCGTCGATCTTCGAAGAGAGCCGCAGCTGCTGCGATCTCGAGTCGCTGATTGCCGTGCTCGACGAGTCGAGCGCGAAGTGGCCGTTCACCGTCGCGTGGTCGGACTGGCTCGCCGGCGGCTCTTCGTTCGGACGCGGCGTCGTGCAGTGCGGACGCTGGGCGACGCAGGGCGAAGCCGGCGACGCGCGCGGCTGTGCGCTTCCGCGCCTCACCGTTCCGACGGTCGCTCCGTCGTGGCTGCTCAATCGTCAGGCTATCGCCGCTTTTCACGCGCTGCGATACGAGCTGGCAACGCGCGACGGAGCTTGCAGGGTGCGTCCGGCGCGCTCGTTCTTTTATCCGCTCGATGCCGTCGGCGCGTGGAACCTGCTGTACGGTCGCCGCGGCATGATGCAGTACCACTGCGTGCTGCCGCGCGACCCTTCGATGCGAAGCGTGCGCCGGCTCGTCGAAGCCGCGACGAGCGGCGAAACTCCGCCGTTTCTCGCAGTCATCAAGACCTGCGGCGACCAGGGTCGAGGCATGCTGTCGTTTCCGATGCCCGGGATCTCGTTCGCGCTGGACTACCCGGTCGCTGCCGACTCTGCAGCACTCGTTGCACGCATGAACGACGTCGTCGCTGCGGCCGGCGGCCGCATCTACCTTGCCAAGGACCTGCTGACGACACCCGAAGCGTTCGCCGCGATGGAGCCTCGCCTGCCTCGCTTTCTTGCGCTGCGCCAGCGCATCGATCCTGACGCCAGGATCACGAGCGCGCTGGCCGAACGGCTTTTTCCGCGAAGATAA